AACTAACCACCTTGTAtccaggaggagaggggaagtgtCTAAGGAATGCTGGAAGACAGAAGAATCAGCTGTTGGAGGCCATGTGCAAGTGCtattaaaatgcacatttctGCAGACCTGGGAAAggtctgggcctggcttgaaagCCTTGGCCAGAACCCATTGTGTTGAGTCCTTGAGCACACTCAAACCCTAAGGGAGGTGCTCCTGCCACTCAGACCTCACTAGCCAATCAAGATCTCCAGACAGACCACCAGTCAGAGGGGGAGGAGGGCTCTTCCAGACTCCATGTTGCAGGCTAGGATCCACAGCTGAGCAAGCAGGAGTGGTTTGGAGTTCTGTGCTGTGACCTCTGCTGAAAGGAGCTGTGTGGAGAGAGTGGAAGAACTTGGAAACAGCGACATGGTGAGTGAGGTGCTGCTCTCCTCAGATGGGGAGGAGCAGAAGCCTTAGCCTTGAGAGCCACGTGGTGGATTCTTTGTAAAtgggaggcagcaggcagaaatGGCATCTTATAAAGTCCTTGTAACTCCCTGGCCAGGGCAGGAGCCTGTGTATAAAGTTCCCGTGGGGCTGCATCTGCTTAGAGCACTAGGAGCACGGTGAGTGAATGTGGgtgcagtaaagaaaccaaacttGCAACTCGGTgggtgaaaaaattaaaaaattggcaAGGCTGTGTGCTGGGAAACTGTCAAGAACAAGAAGGTAGATAGACACAGTTTAACAAACGTTGTATTTTATTATGCTGAGGGTCCTCAGAAGGTTCACATTCTGAATTCCTACCTGCAGGGTCAAGCCTGTCTTCCCAAGGCCGCTCACCTGTGCCTTTTATTTCAACAGAAAGTCAGGTCCATTTTCTGACAAGTCTCTTATTCCATCGTCTCTGATTCAGGCATCAGGATATGGGGGAGACTCTCCAGCCACAGGACAGATCAAGGTGGCGTCTCACCAGATGAGGAGAGCAGAGCACTGCTCTTGACCTCTGCTAATATACTATCCAGTGGGTGTCATGGGGCTCTAGGACTGTGTCTAGTTACCTTTAGTGAGTGATATCACTGAAGTCTGCTTATCTGGTACAACCTTGGGTGTGTTTGGGGGATCCTGACTAAGCTGTCTTTACATGCCTAAAAAGCCGTTTTCACTATGCTTATTAGAGGTTGAACGGAGAAGCAGTAGGGAATGTTTCCAGGGTCAAATGGGAACAGAGGAAAGGGAGTTGTGAGCTGAGGGGTTGGGGTAGGGTTTATGAGCAGGAAGCCAGGAGGCCAGCACTGACCTTGACAAATTAATAGGCACACAGTCCTGTAACTGGAAGAGCTACACGTCCCTCTTGCCTGAGAAAGGAGTATGACTTGGTGTTTTTGCAAGTAGGAATGTTTGTCAATCCCCTCAGAAAATGGTGACTTTTGTCTGAATGTCTGATCTTGGGAAAAGGGGTTTCTTGGGGACCAGACACAGGGAACTGTGTGTAGAAACATCCTGGTTATTAATGTCACAATGCTTTTGGTGTCTTGGAAGGCATGTTGCCATACTCAGAAAGGTCTGGTTTCTCTAGTATCTTCTAGAAGTTCTGCACTTCACACTTATTATTATAAAGTTATAAAATCCATTTggaggttattattattattattattattattattattattattattttggctaTAAACTGCATCTCATGTGTTGGCTAATTCTCCACTAAGCTGTGATGTAGAAGCGTGGAGCTGATGATATAAAGGATTTACCAAAGTTTAGGAGAAAGTAAGTCACACAAAACAGGATTGAGCAAAAGGAGGGCTGCCTCTAAAAGTCCCCAAAGATAAGTAGTATGCTAACCACGCCTGTTagatatgaagatgatagaatgTAACTGTGTGTTCATGAGGATTAACTAGAGTTGTGGCTACAAACCATAACAAAAGAGAAACCTTGATTTAAAATCAATCACTAGTCCCATCCTCATATGCAAGAGCAAGCCTCTGAGAAGCTGCTCAAAAGAGGATCACAGGGTCAAAACACACACTAAGGGCTGGTGTTCCATAAACGTCCATTCCTGCAAAAAGTATAGTTTTGCCAGATGGGCAACATGACCCTGGGTGACAActattagaaaaggaaaaagtggtGTGTTGAGGGATGGCCTGCTGAAGTGAGACTttctcaaagaagaagaaatagctcCTTCTTAATCCTTGGAACGTGCGTGGTAGAGCCAATAAGAGCTTGAAGCCTAGCCCTTGGCGGCTTTTCCTATGGCACCAGGTATAGAACAAAAACAGCTCCTTCTTTTAAACCAGGAATATGCTTGGGAGAGCTGGCAATGGTCTGGGACAAGGGCCTTTGGGAAAGGGGTTGCTTCAGATCCTGAGAACCATAGCTCTCCCTCCTACATGGGTTTCTGTTTATCAGTCCCATGTCTACTGTGGACTTGGTCAGTAACATTCTTGAGACAATAATAATATGATGTATTTGAATCCTTGTCTCTCATTGGTGGCTTTCTTTAGGGTGCTTATGGACCTTTTAGTGTTAGGAGCCTTTCTTGGGGAAGTTCTCCACTGGGGATGGGACTTGTGTGTCTGTAGCCTCACTCCATAGCCATTTGTTTTTGTCTAATTTCTTGTGGTTGGAACAGATCATCCAACTTCTTTCTCATGCTGTCACGGCTACACCACCATTATAGACTAGACCTCAAAATTACACAAGATACAGCAGGAACAATTGATTTTTAACCTTAAGCCATTTTGCTAGcctgatgattttttttgtttgtttatttgtgtttcacttttaaaatacatatgtctGTCCATGGCAAGggttcactatgtagtcctggctttcctgaaaATAgctctatagacaaggctggcctggaaaccagagatctgcctgcctctgcctcccaagtgctgggattaaaggtgtgctccatcataccttaattttttatttctatattattgACTGATTTACCtggaatatatatttttgtgcATGTCAGTCATATGCTGTTGTGCTGAGCTTCACCCACATCTTGAGTTTTAAACTTTGTCAGAAGGTATCGTTCTGTATCCCAGGATGGCATATATCCATGATCTTAAGACCGTATGAGCCTTCAGAGTCAAGGGATGGCAGTTGTGTGACAGTCTTGCCACCTTTTCTGtagtttgaattttttgaataaaTATGAGTCTTCAGCCTGCATGTACAAATACACACCATAGAGGTGACTGATATTCACAGCAGTCAGATTTCCTTAGAATTCCGGATCTTGGAGTTTTGAATAGTTATAAGCCCCCATGTAGGTATTGGGTATTGAACATACCTCTTCTGCAGGACCAAagtgttcttaaatgctgagccatctctcttgccctatacttttttttttgtgttcaaCATTTACATTGATTACATTCTTTTCTGTCTAACTGTGACTGCTTAAATATGAACTGACTTCTAGCAAGTTCTTACTAATCTTACAGTTTAAACTGGGGCAATTCAGGTTTCTATGGGATAAAAACAGAACTGAAGTTTATGCAGAACTATTTGCAGAAACTTCAGGGAGCCCCTCTGagttttgtctatcttgtttgaatgtttatttgtttgtttttggtcatgatctTAACTATGTACCTCTGGCAATCCTGGAACTAATAGCAGACACCAGTCAGCCCTCTATCTTagtggtccacctgcctctgcctcctgagtgctggaattaagggtctGAGCCAAATGAATGAGCTTACCCATCCTTTttttgtagttacagttttcctggTAGGTACTCAGTACTATTGatctctttgcttctctctttctccttctctctgtgcaCATCTGTTAATAGATATATCTCTTGTAAATGTATATCCTGTTCAGTGGGCTCAGAAATGACAGGGTGAACCTCATTTTCAAGTTTCTCCTAAATGACTTGGTGATTACATTAGAACTTCTGTTTCAGGGAATAAGTGTGGGAAGCACACAGAATTATGGGAATATATTGTTAAGGAAGATTACATTTCCAATGCCGTCAGTATCATAATTTCTGTAATATGAATGTGTGGGGTATTTTAGGATGCTGTGACATATGAAGATGTGCATGTGAGCTTCACTAGGGAAGAGTGGactttgctggatccttcccagaagagtctctacaaagatgtgatgatAGAAACTTACAGGAACCTCACTGCTATAGGTGAGATAGAGttattctttgtaaaaaataCGTGGACAAGTATCTCTTAGTTGTTGATGCTCTTCTGTGATGTTGGtcatgaaggaggaagaaggaaataaatcagGCATGGTTCTAAGGTTCAGCAAGGTTagtattatatttttcatattttccaatAACATATCATACATTTTCTTTTGCTATACTTTAGGGTACAAATGGGAAGACCAGAATATCAAAAAACATCATCAATGTTCTAGAAGACATGGAAGGTAATTTTCATGTGAAAGCTAGTACAAATGTGTCTCTGAAGTAATGTTGATATGCACTGGAAGTTTTCATGAAAAGCAAGGGAGGAAATAAGCATAGCTTTAAGTGTCTTGATGATTATTAAACTCTCACAATAGTATTTACTTCAATGTCAGGTAGCTGATCCATGCTTACAAAACATTCCTCTAAAAAGTAAGTATGGAAACAATGGCTTAAGTGATATCACCATTTTCTTAAACCCTGTTTATGCCATGTCATAAAACTGTCAATTGTTTTGGTTCATATCATTCAGGTTTTGCAAAAAGTTCACATGTTGGCTAGGTGATCAGTGTATGTCCAAGAAATTTCAAGAAGGAAATAGTCAGTTAAAGGTAGCTAGTGTTACTCCTACTCTTGTAGCAACTTACAAAATAATGAGTGTGCAGTTTATGAGAGTCAAGAATGGTGTTGGCATGGAGAAATTTTAATCTCTATACCATATCTCTAAGTGGAATGAAACCAAACTGTATTAATtcaatgtgaaaatattttatttgttattattttataggcATATCATATGCCAGTCTGGACACAAGCCATGTGAGCCTAAGGGATATGTATAAAAGTAACTCTTCCCAGATAAATTAGAAGATGTGTAGTAGACCCCCACTATGAGTAGACTTGTTGAATGTGATACAAATTTACAATAATTTGATTTTCCATCTTCTCTGAGAATTCATCCACAAACTCACAGTGGAGAAAATCTATGTGAGTGCAAGGCATTTGGAAACTGTTGTGTTTGTCCTGGTTCACATTGCAAATGCATTGTGACTCGTAATATAGGAAAGTATTATGAATACAGTCAGTGTCGTAAAGCTCTGGGCCTTCCAGTTTCCTTCAGAGATGTAAATAAAGTCATATGGAGAAAGGATAGTACACATGTGAGCCATGTACTAAACGATTGAAGCACCACAGGTatcttcaaacacataaaataacccATATTGAAGTTGAACCCTATGAATGCAATGCCTTTAGTTCTGATTCCCTTTACAATTATAGTAAAGAACTTAAGTGGAATTAAAGCCCTATGAATATAAACCGTGTGGTAAATCCAAACATCTGTATTATATGGTAGATTTCCAAAAGACAAAATGATGCATCAATGTAATTAATGTAGTAAAGAATTTACTCATGCCAAGTTTCTTCACAGGCACAAAAGAAGTAATTCTACAGAGAAAGACTATGAATGTGagcaatgtgggaaagccttcacatTTCACAGCACTctgaaaatacatgaaaaaactcatactagagagaaaccctatgaatgtaatcactgTAGTAAAGCCTTTACACGTCTTGTTAATCTTCAGAGGCATGAAAGGATTCATAATGGAGAGAAAGcctatgaatgtaatcactgTAGTAAAGCCTTTACACGTCTCgttcatcttcaaaggcatgaaaggaTTCATAATGAAGAGAAAacctatgaatgtaatcactgTAGTAAAGCCTTTACACGTCTCgttcatcttcaaaggcatgaaaggaTTCATAATGGAGAGAAAGCCTATGAATGTAAGCAATGTGGTATAGTCTTTACTTTTCACCGTACTCTGAAAATTCATGAAGGAATTCATACTgcagagaaaccttacaaatgtaatcaatgcaATAAAGTCTTTGTATAtaacagtcatcttcaaaggcatgaaaaaactcatactggagaaaagccctatgaatgtaagcaatgtggtaaaacctttaCACGTAGCAGTTCTCtgaaaatacatgaaagaattcatactggagagaaaccctatgaatgtaatcaatgtggtaaagccttttcacaTCACAGTTATTTCTTGCAACATGAAAGAAGCCATACTAAACCCTACAAATGTAGTCAATGTAGTAAAGTCTTTACACGTAACAGTTCTCTGAAAATGCATGAAacaattcacactggagagaaactctatgaatgtaaggaatgtggtaaagcctttataTGTAATAaccatcttcaaaggcataaaagaattcatactggacagaaaccctatgaatgtagtcaatgtggtaaagcctttggatATCACAGTTATTtgaaaatacatgaaagaattcatactggagagaaaccctatgaatgtaaccaATGTGGGAAAGTCTTTGCATATCACATTAGTctccaaatacatgaaagaacacatactggagagaagcccttcaaaTGTGaccaatgtgataaagcctttatATGTAACAGTCATCTCTACTATCATGAAAGAATGCACACTAGATAGAAACCCTGTGAGTGTGGTAAAGCCTTGGCACATCCATCAGTTTAAATACTTTAGAATACCTGTATTCTAGTACtcataaaatcaaagaaaagtcATATCTCTAAAAGATTTGCCTTATAGTTTAAATCCATAAGGCTTTTTTCTATATGAATTGGTAGGTACAGAGAAGAAGAGGGACATCAAAATACTTGAACATACTGTTCACATtaaacagattttctttctttgagattaAATAATTGTGTAATTGAACAGAGCAGAGGGGTATTGGATGAAGATCTTTCCAAATCTTTTATAGCTATAGATTCTCTTAGCAGAGAGTATAATCTTATACATTAAAACAATAATGTAAACCTTTTAGATATCAGTTTCAATTGCATGAAAATACTAAGACATACTCTGTGtattaggttttttttctgttgctgtaggaaaacaaattaaagcaaattatagaagagtttattttggcttatggttcctgAGGGACAAGAattcatcatgacagggaacctGAGAGCTCACATTATTAACCTGAAAGCATGAATCAGAGAGTGGGAACTTACTGGGGACTGAAGCTTGAAATCCTCAAATACCAATCCCAATGACATTTTTGCTTCAACAAAGCTACATTTCCTAAACCTTCCAAACACCACCATTACTAGACACCAATGTTCAAATGACTGAAAGCATGGAGGACAtttattattcaaaccaccacatgaatTAACAGAGTAGCAATGACCTTGCATGTCACTGTCACAATCAAAAACATGAGtgaaatactggagagaaaccttgtGAATGAAAGCAATGTGTAAAAAGCTTTTTGCCACCTGGACTGCCTTTTGCTACATCTACTGATTCAGGATGAAGCAAAGCTTTGGAGGTAAGTCTCTGGATACTCTAAGACTTGTGTTATAGAAATGAATTGTTCCCCTAGTGAATTatgtttgtttaaagatttgatttatttttaattatgtcaatGTGTCTACATGTGGGTATATGCATGCTTTTGTTGGTACCCAAGGTATCCAGAGATATAAGATTATTTCTGTCAGGAATTAGAGGACATTGTTAGCTACCTATCCTGGATCTGGGAAAGGAACTTTTCTTAACAGTAACAACCTCTTCATCCCCATAAATAGTTCTCTAATGCCTTTGTATATCATCTTGATGTCGGGAAATAAGCAAAAAGTCATGCAAGAGAAAGTAGTACCCTCTTCATATAAACAACTTGTTAGTTAATGACATTAAATACCACAACTGTCTCCAATTACAAGAACAATTcctcctttgtctctttttcaTCAAAGTTTGAAGGAAGTAAATAATATACCATGTTCACTCTAGTCTTATAGTAGAAATCACTGCATTGTGCGCTGTACTTTGAAATTTATAGATTAGCAATAGATGTATTCAGAATGTGTGGCAAATgcattattgaattttatttgaaGGTTCTTACATTCCTTCTGTGGTTtatgttacttttcttttatgtttatttggtgATAGTTACTTTTCTGCTACAAAATATAGAATGTGTTGTCCATAAATATGTGGTCCattgatgatgttgatgataaTATATTTCAACCACTAATTTCTtgaaaatgtggtgtatttttattgactttgtttttcatatttacaCAAATTTCCTTGAAATGGCCTTATTTGTATTCTAGCCTTCTTGGTTGTCAGTAATGACCCAGGGCAGCATTTGAACTTATGATCTCATGGATCTACCTTCTGTGTACTTGGATAGATGATTTACACCTAACATTTCCTATTTAGTCCATTTCAAAAATGTACCTCTTAAAATGATTAATAGAACAGAATACTAGAAATATTGAATACCTTTTGTCTATGTAAAACTGCTTTTTCATCTATATAGTAGAGATTTAATGCAATAGGATATGTAGCATtaaattgtgtatgtatatttcatAACAGACTGAAGTTTTATGGAAATATATATGATATCCCATCCTCCCTTATGTTATTATTAGATGAAGTACTGCTTCCTCTTGGAATTGACTTGAGATACCAGAAATGGAACTACAAGATTTCTTTCTAAACAAGCatttctgtcatgtggttatgGGCATGTAGTCCATGACAGATATGTAAAAACCAGATGACATCTTTTTGGAGTGTTCTTTTTGCTCTCTTTATATGAATTCTGGATCATGCTGTAGTTACTAGCTTTGCACACCACACATATTTCTCtttgaaccatctcactggtgAAGAAAGATTTGTAATAATAATGTATCAATAAAGGTTTAAAACTGTAAACAATATTTTCATCTAAAACATTGGAACATGGgacaattgaaatatatctatttgCAAGTGAAAAGGATAATCATCCCCactgtgtaatactccattgtgtaaatgtaccacattttctttatccattctttggttgaggggcatgtaGGTTGGTTACAGGTTCtaattattatgaataatgctgctgtaaaCTTTggtgagcaagtgtctttatggTAGGATTGAGACTCATATGAGTATATGTCCAAGactggtattgctgggtcttgaagtagattgattcccaattttctgagaaaccatactgatttccaaagtggctgttaCCACCCTTTGCCCTCCCACCAAGAGTggtggagtgttccccttactccatattccaacataagctgtcatcagtgttttttgatCTCAGCtattctgacaggagtaaggtggtatctcagagtcattttaatttgcatttcctgatggctaaggattttgagcacttccttaaatatattttggacatttgagattcttctgttgaaaattctctgtctAGATTtccaccagattttttttaattggattatttggttttatgatgtctagtttcttgagttctttatatactttggagatcagtcctctgttagatgtggggttggggaagaaatttacccattttgtaggctgtcattttgtcttatttactgtgtccttttccTTACTGAAGCTTCTCAGtctcaggaggtcccatttattttttattgctttcagtgtctgtactactggtgttatattaggAAGTGGTCTCCCTTCCCAATCCATTCTAggctgcttcctactttcttttctatcaggttcagtgtaactggatttatattgaagtctttgatccaaaGGATTTGGGTTTTGTGCATGtgaatagatatggatctacCTGCATTATTCTACATGTTGACActcagttatgctagcaccatttgttgaagatgctttcttttttccattgtacagttttggcctctttgtcaaaaatcaggtgttcataggtatgtggagtaatgtcagttcaattccattgatccacttgtctgtttttatgccaataccaaactcTTTTTCTTACTattgctctatagtagagcttgaagtcagggattttgatgcctctggaagttcctttattgtataggattgtctTTGCTATCCTGGGATTCTTGTTTTTTCcttgtgaagttgagtattgttctttttagGCCTGTGAATAAttatgctgggattttgttggggattgcatggaatctgtagattgcttttggtaagattgccatttttactatgttgatcctacccaTCCAAGcacatgagagatctttccattttctcatatcttcttcaatttctttcttcaaagacttaaagttcttatcatacagatctttccttgttctgttagagttactccaagatattttatgttatttgtggctattgtaaaggttgatgtttctctgatttctttctcaagccaattatttgtatataggagagctcttggtttttgttgttttttttttttttttttttttgtttttttttttttttttttttttttttttttttttttagttaatcttgtatgctgccacattactgaaggtgttatTCAGTTGGAGAAGATCCCTGCtggaattttgggggtcacttatgtataccttttttttttttttttttagtttttcaagacagggtttctctgtgtagctttggagcttgtcctggatctcgctctgtagaccaggctggcctcgaactcacagagatctgcctgcctctgcttcctgagtgctgggattaaaggcgtgcaccaccaccactgccgagccacttatttatactatcatatcatctgcgaATAGTGAAAGTTTTAcaacttcctttccaatttgtatccccttgatctccttttgttgtcttattgctgtagctataATTTTGAGTActctattgaatagatatggaaagagtggaaagtcttgtcttcttcctgattttagtggaatcactttgagtttatctccatttaGTtcaatgttggctgttggcttgctgtataatCTTATGTTTAAGTGTGTTCCCTGTAtctctaatctctccaagacctttatcatgatgttagatttttgtcaaagacttttcagcatctaataaaatgatcatgtgggtttttttctttgtttgtttatattgtagaTTACATTGgcatatttttgtatgttaaataCCCCCACAACTCAGAGATGAAGCCTTCTTGATCATGGTGgctgatatttttgatgtgttcttggatttggtttgctagtattttattgaatatttttgcatgaaagttcatgagggagattgttctgtgattctctttctttgttgagtcttggTGTGGTTTGggcatcagggtaactgtagccacACAAAAAGCCCTGATGGTTTTTGTCTAAGTTTGATGTTATCTTTTCATCTATAACTGTaccatgaatctttttttttttttttttttttttttttaatacttaaattGCTTTAATTCCAGTAGGAAGATTTATTCTTAATGCCTTGGTGGAAATGGGTTCTGTTGCCATGGAGCGTAAGTCCAAGGAACTTGTGGAAGCACGCCTGGGTTAGGAGGATAAGGATATGCAGCTTGTGGTACCAGCTGATGAGACGCAAATTGTGAATAAACTGGTTGTTGATAATTGTAAGAAACAGGCATGGGAAATGGAGAATAGCCATTTCCtggataaaggcatttgcttGCGGGTGCCTAgcaaaataactaaaatgttcAGAGTACGAATGATTAAAATGTGTGTTCTGGACAGAACTTGCAACTGCAGTCatcatgggaggaggaggaggtgtgtcgTACGTCGTCATCCCTTGGTACGTGTGAGTAACAGCagtgccactgctgctgctgtactGATAAAAACACCAAGCATAGTATGGATATGAAGTTCCAAATGAATGCTCAGAAGAATTATATACTGCAGTATGTGTGGCTGTGGAGGTGCGTTCCAGGATGTACCAACTTTCTGAGTCAGGACTTTTGGATTCTCTCCATCCTGTTCAGAGAGAGTATGTTGTGCTGTTTGATTCACATCAAGGGCTGAGTTCCCATATGAACCAAATGGTGTGGTACTGGGATTCAGTGCATCTTTTATACACATTTCTGGTGACTCAGTTTTTACAAGCTGTGTTTATCTACTTGTAGGACAGGAATTTTCTCCTGGATACACACAGGTTCTGGAGAGCTGGTATATATACAATCTTTAATAGACAAATTTAGTACTTCATTATCTTCATGTTTAAAGCCTGTGTCATTCATTTCAAGATTGCTATGGTTGGCCCTCACAGAATGGGAAATAGGCGCTGATGAATTAGGCACAAGAGGATCATCATTTCCTGCTCTTATGTTTGAAGGACAGATCTGTGTGTGATCTGTAGGGCTTTCATGCAACTTCTGTGCAGGTGTGTTGTCAGGTGAGCAAGTGGCATCTCTATCCTTTTCATCACAAGTTACTAAAGGACAGTCTTCCTTATCATTTGTTTCAGCAGCACTAAAaatcccatttcttttctttatgataTTTAAGTTTTCCTGCTGTTCAGTGAGATACTCTGAAACATCACATGAGCTATCTGTCGGCTCTATTTTGCTTTCTGACTTTGGTATGCAAGTGTCTTGTATGTTCTCAGAAGGTGAAAGCGAGCCAGGTATTGAGCTCTGTCTTTGGACCATTTCTGGAGATGCAGAGTCTCTTTTCAGACTGTGAAATGAAtttgttcctgttttgttttcatctttgggATGAGATGCAGTAGTCCTTGGACTCTTGGATACTGtcttttgtccatttctttcatctttcatgGTAACCAAGCCTCTTAGGAAATCCTGTGGATGGGAATCTCAGCGATGTCATAAGTTGTCCATTACCTGCCTTTTGACCAATAAATTTTACTGTTACTACTGCATATGGAAGACACTGTCTAGGTTTATCTACTGGCCTTGAAAAGAAATCATATTCATAGAAGTACAC
The sequence above is drawn from the Peromyscus leucopus breed LL Stock chromosome 1, UCI_PerLeu_2.1, whole genome shotgun sequence genome and encodes:
- the LOC114688505 gene encoding zinc finger protein 431-like, with translation MLRRYSSELAGKLLHDAVTYEDVHVSFTREEWTLLDPSQKSLYKDVMIETYRNLTAIGYKWEDQNIKKHHQCSRRHGSKEFTHAKFLHRHKRSNSTEKDYECEQCGKAFTFHSTLKIHEKTHTREKPYECNHCSKAFTRLVNLQRHERIHNGEKAYECNHCSKAFTRLVHLQRHERIHNEEKTYECNHCSKAFTRLVHLQRHERIHNGEKAYECKQCGIVFTFHRTLKIHEGIHTAEKPYKCNQCNKVFVYNSHLQRHEKTHTGEKPYECKQCGKTFTRSSSLKIHERIHTGEKPYECNQCGKAFSHHSYFLQHERSHTKPYKCSQCSKVFTRNSSLKMHETIHTGEKLYECKECGKAFICNNHLQRHKRIHTGQKPYECSQCGKAFGYHSYLKIHERIHTGEKPYECNQCGKVFAYHISLQIHERTHTGEKPFKCDQCDKAFICNSHLYYHERTHTGEKSYKCNQCDKVFVYNSYLQRHEKIHTGEKPYECNQYG